Below is a genomic region from Candidatus Cloacimonadota bacterium.
AGCCGGTAGAGTTTAAACCAGCCAAAAGTGACGAAGAGATCAAAGAAATGTGGCATCAGCATGAATCTTGGTGTATATGCCCGAATGAAGATGGCGATAAGAAACATCATCACGAAATTAATTCCTTAGAGATCGATCCCTTGATGTTAGAAAAGCATGTAAACAAGCTCTACAAGAAATATGCTGAGATTGAGAAAAATGAGATAAAATACGAAGAATACAATATATCCAACGATAATGAAGTTCTTTGTGTGGCATGGGGAACCGCCTCTAGGGTAGTAAAATCTGCCATCAACGAGCTAAAGACACAAGGCAAGAATGTGGGCATGATTCGCCCCATCAATGTGTGGCCATTTCCTTACGGCGCCATAGCCAAAGCCATTGGTCCTAAAGTTAAGAAAGTATATGTTTTCGAATTGAATACTGGCCAGATGCTGGACGATGCTAAGATTGCCGTTAATGGTAAGGTACCGGTAGATTTTTGGGGAAGAGTGGGCGGTATTGTTTTCACTCCCGCCGAAATTAAAGCTAAGCTTGATGAGTGCTTTTAAGGAGGAGATTGTGGAAAAGATAGCATTTAGACCCGAAACGTTAACCAGTACCCCCTTTACATATTGTCCCGGTTGTTTGCATGGTGTA
It encodes:
- a CDS encoding 3-methyl-2-oxobutanoate dehydrogenase subunit VorB, which encodes MAKILMKGNEAVAEAAIRSGCRLYFAYPITPQSELIEYMARMMPKVNGTFLQAESEVAAINMVYGAAGCGKRVMTSSSSPGISLKMEGISYIAGAQLPCVIVNVQRGGPGLGDIQPAQGDYFQATKGGGHGDYRLIVLAPSSVQEFADMASEAFDLADKYRNPVMILADGMLGQMMEPVEFKPAKSDEEIKEMWHQHESWCICPNEDGDKKHHHEINSLEIDPLMLEKHVNKLYKKYAEIEKNEIKYEEYNISNDNEVLCVAWGTASRVVKSAINELKTQGKNVGMIRPINVWPFPYGAIAKAIGPKVKKVYVFELNTGQMLDDAKIAVNGKVPVDFWGRVGGIVFTPAEIKAKLDECF